One Colletes latitarsis isolate SP2378_abdomen unplaced genomic scaffold, iyColLati1 scaffold0021, whole genome shotgun sequence DNA segment encodes these proteins:
- the LOC143350696 gene encoding uncharacterized protein LOC143350696: MYRQILVHPHEVDFQRILWRESPSAPLDEYQLLTVTYGTTPAPYLALRVLRQLIEDEGTSYPDAVQVLSYQAYVDDFLFGSDDLTSLRLIRNQTILLVQKGGFSLRKWASNDSRLLFDIDEANHGLAVSTFLQVDENISVLGLTWNSVTDQF, translated from the coding sequence ATGTATCGGCAGATCCTCGTTCACCCTCATGAGGTCGATTTTCAGCGCATCCTTTGGCGCGAGTCTCCTTCTGCTCCGCTTGACGAATACCAGCTGCTCACGGTAACATATGGCACAACTCCAGCGCCATATCTCGCTCTCAGAGTGTtgagacaattaatcgaggacGAAGGTACCTCCTACCCGGACGCAGTGCAAGTTTTAAGCTACCAAGCGTACGTTGACGACTTCCTCTTCGGAAGTGACGACCTCACGTCACTGCGCCTGATCCGCAACCAGACGATCCTATTGGTTCAAAAGGGAGGCTTTTCGTTACGCAAATGGGCGAGCAACGACAGCCGGCTGTTGTTCGACATCGACGAGGCTAATCACGGTTTAGCCGTCAGTACATTCCTCCAAGTCGacgaaaatatttcagtgctgGGCCTAACGTGGAACTCTGTCACAGACCAGTTTTAG